Proteins encoded by one window of Clostridium cagae:
- the rlmN gene encoding 23S rRNA (adenine(2503)-C(2))-methyltransferase RlmN, producing the protein MKNILDYTLEELTLWMKENNESSFRAKQIMSWIYKDVRNFSDMRNMPKSLIAKLEENFEIALPEIEEIYKSELDGTEKFLFKFSDGNLIESVLMRYKHGNSICISTQVGCRMGCKFCASTIDGRIRNLTTGEILAQILVVQNHIGERISNVVLMGSGEPLDNYENVMKFLDIVSAEYGLNIGQRHITLSTCGIVPKIYELADKELSITLAISLHAFSDEKRKEIMPIANKYSIDEILNACKYFVNKTKRRITFEYSLVKDVNDSKEDARALGKLLKGMLCHVNLIPVNEIKERTFKRSSKETIQDFANILSNLGIEVTVRREMGSDINAACGQLRRSYIKTQETRGE; encoded by the coding sequence ATGAAAAACATATTAGATTATACTCTAGAAGAGCTAACATTATGGATGAAAGAAAACAATGAAAGTTCTTTTAGAGCTAAGCAAATTATGTCTTGGATATACAAAGATGTTAGAAATTTTAGTGATATGAGAAATATGCCTAAATCTTTAATTGCAAAGCTTGAAGAAAATTTTGAAATAGCATTACCAGAAATTGAGGAAATATATAAATCAGAACTTGATGGAACAGAAAAGTTTTTATTTAAGTTTTCTGATGGAAATTTAATCGAGAGTGTCTTAATGAGATATAAGCATGGAAATTCTATATGTATATCTACTCAAGTAGGTTGTAGAATGGGATGTAAATTTTGTGCTTCAACAATAGATGGTAGAATTAGAAATTTAACTACAGGTGAAATATTAGCTCAAATATTAGTGGTTCAAAACCACATAGGTGAGAGAATTTCAAATGTTGTCTTAATGGGAAGTGGTGAGCCATTAGACAACTATGAAAATGTAATGAAATTTTTAGATATAGTTTCTGCAGAGTATGGACTAAACATAGGTCAAAGACATATAACATTATCTACTTGTGGGATTGTACCTAAGATATACGAACTTGCAGATAAAGAACTTAGCATAACTCTAGCCATTTCATTACATGCATTTAGCGATGAAAAAAGAAAAGAGATTATGCCGATAGCTAATAAATATAGTATTGATGAAATTTTAAATGCGTGTAAGTATTTTGTAAACAAGACTAAAAGAAGAATAACTTTTGAGTATTCTTTAGTTAAAGATGTTAATGATTCTAAAGAAGATGCAAGAGCTTTAGGTAAATTATTAAAGGGAATGCTTTGCCATGTTAACTTAATACCTGTAAATGAAATAAAAGAACGTACATTTAAGAGATCATCTAAAGAAACAATACAAGATTTTGCAAACATATTAAGTAATTTAGGAATAGAAGTAACTGTTAGACGTGAAATGGGAAGTGATATTAATGCAGCTTGTGGACAACTTAGGAGAAGTTATATAAAGACCCAAGAAACAAGGGGGGAATAA